From Salmo salar chromosome ssa09, Ssal_v3.1, whole genome shotgun sequence:
ACATTTTACAGACCGTTGTTTAAACGCTTCCATTTAAATAGAGGGAAAAGCAAATGACTGGAAAAGATGCTCAAAATACTCAAAAACACCTGCAAAGCCCCGAAAAGGCACTGGAAATCAACTGCTTTAACGTTAGccgttcttttatttattttaaattttttaaacATGCACTCTGCTAGAAAAGACATCTGTGGTGAtgatgacattgtgttgttgttacACGATTCAGTAGATTGCAATACACAGAGCCTTGATATGTGGTATTTCTTGAGCTTATGACTGCTCCATTATGTGTAGTACACCAAAAGCCACCATAACTTGCTGTACCAAAGCTACTATAAGGACTGCAGGCTCCAGTTTTAGACGTATTACGGTACTGTAAATGTGGCTTTGTAGAGCAGATATCTTAAATATTTTCAAGGTTAAATACACAGTATGTGGTTGCTATTTAAATACCTAATGTGACTTTTAAGTTAGATTTAATGGAATTACTTTGATGACAAGTTTTCAGAATTTTCTTCTTAATCTCTGCAAAGGAAATGTACAAAAAATGTATCTTTTAAATAATAATGATAGTAGTACATTTAAACAATAGCATAATAATTCCTCCGTATTATTGTTGTGGTTTTAAATATCTCATGACGGAATGCTTGGCGCGGAcaatttgtctgtctgtgtgtctatctgaGAAGTCCACATCCATTCAGTCTATGAGGAGTGTCTGTCAATGTCTCTCTTGATGAGAGATCAGTAGCTGTCCATTGGCCCAGATATGTTAGATGAGTTAGTTTAAGGATGGTGTTACTGATGCAAAGGTTATATGTTTCATCCTCCTCATATGGGCCACATGACAGCTTTCTCTGTACTATAGGTTACTCTTGATAACATGTCCACCGTATAGATAGTATACTCTGGCACTGATATCTTCATCTCTTGCCAGTCCCCTTGGTCTTCCACTCCACTGGTCGAGTGCATCTCTTTTACAGATTGATGTTGCAATGAGGATGTGAGCGACACACTgagcacagagagacacagacacattacagacacGGCTGGCGAGTGAGCATTGAACAAGCCCAGGAGTTCTATAGAAGGAGAAGAGGTGGGGCTAATGGGAGgattctctcctctactcctggCTGTCGTTTCTCTCGTCTGTCAGCAGCATCCTCTACCCCTACTGGGATGTGGAAGACTGCTTCGTGTTTCTCTccgtctcttctctctcactatGTGGTAGTTCTGAAGCACTGCACTGTGTTCTAAGGGGGCTCCTCTGTCTCtggttttcctctctctctctccctatcctctctTTATTTCCACTACTGACAGCTGTGGCCCTCCAACACCTATACTTCTTAGAAACTACTTGGTCCTGCTGGATTGGGTTCTACATTCctgtctcttcccttcctccctcatcaATCTGTCCCCCCCCCCTGCTACTAGAATTTTCATCCCTCCACCAGAAGGTCCAGGTATTCTTGCCTCACATGGTCCTGCTGGTCTGGGTTCTGTCCTTGTCCTCTTTCCCTAGCTAATCAATCTCTCCTTCCCttgctctcctccctccctctcttttgttTTCCGTTACCGGCATCCACAGCCCTCCACCACCATGTCCTGGTAGTTTTTGAGCACCACGCGGTCCTGCGGGTCCAGGTAGAGCATGGCGATGGGGCTGAGAGCGGTGGGTACGCAGCAGACCCGCGGCACAGCTCCGTTCACCGAGTTCACCAGCGTCTGCACCATGGCGTGGCTGGATGAGTTCATGTGGTGGGTGAGTGGGAAGCGGCACTCCCCCAGGCAGAAGAAGGCGTCGTAGCCACTAGGCGCCACGATCCACTTGTTCCAGCCCACGTCTTTGAAGTCCACGTAGAGCGGGTGGCGGCGGCAGCGGGCGCGGGACAGACGATTCAGTTTCGCTGCCCGGCCACCATTGCGCTTCACCCTTCCACCCTCGTTCCAGCTGCCGCCCCAGCCAGGGCTGGCGCTCCagtccctgtccttgtctctgtcCCTTTCCCGGTCCCTGCTGTTGCTCCTGCCCCTTTCTCTGGCCCGCttcctccccctcatcctctGGGCGGTGTCAGAGGTTCTCCGGCCATGGGCGGCTAGTGGCTCCCCGTGCCCGTCATGGCTGTAAGTAACCAGCAGGGGTCTCTCCCGTGCCCAGCTGTGCTCGTCCTGTCCCAGAGACCTGCGCACCCTCAGGTGTCCCTCTCTGCGCCCTTCCTCCCCAGTGGAGAGTGGTAGAGCATCATGGTCAgggggggtgaggagggtggtGTTACCCAGAGGGGTCACCTCAAGGAGGAAGGCCAGGCTGCCGGTCTGAGCGTGGGCCCCTACGAAGAGTTCAGTGCTGAGGCTGAAGGCCTCCCAGGAGCCAGCTGGCTTAGTGCTGGGGGCCCCTGTGAGGAGCCGTGACTCCAGCAGAGTGGGCTCAGACTCAGAGTCCCCAGTGCCTCCATCGAGGAACAGGCTGACCTTGTGGGCGCCGGGGCCTAGGCTAGCCCCACCACCTCGGAAGAAACGCAGCTCGGCAGAAACCACACACTCATCCTGGGGGATGGAGGACACGTTGAAGGAGATGGGGACCTTGTTGTTGCTCACGGTGGTCAGCCTCTTTTCAAGGGGGAGTTTGGGGCTGGTAGACTctgagatagaggagggagagagaaagagagagaggttaagaTCGGTCAAAGAAGGTGGTTCCTTTTGTAAAACAAAATTGATGTCCTCCACAGTTCCTTGGAGGTCTCTCTTGTAGGATTTTCTAAATCAAACATTGTAATctcacaatgtcaaatacaatgTAAATTGACCTGTCAACCCTTAACTTAAATGTCAGACACATTCAGTACCATAAACAGTTAGATAAGCTTTTCTTTGCACACACTAGCATCAGAATAGGACCTCCACTTGTTGCTGGTTAGCTTGTGAGTGTTATGGAAACATCCATGTTATCAAATGGAAAATAGATGGTCTGGATTTGGAGCCTACTAACTGCTAAGGTGGAGTCATAACAGAAAGAGACTGGGTATCACAGCCCTGTCGTCATCAATGCCATCTAACCCTGACTGAAACTACAAATGGAATGTGTAGAACAGTGTCCATTAAAAACGTATTGGGGAACTGATACCAAACGGGGGCAGGACAAGGTAGAACAGCTTTGCAAACTATCCACAAACTGGCTCAgattaggagtgctgatctaggatctgtccatatgatcttattcattataatctaaaaggcaaaactaatcctagatcagcactcttactcggAGGTGCTTTTTGGATATGGGCCTATGTGTATTGTTACCTGTGTGGTGGAAGCTGCGTACGGTGTTGGCCTCCTGGACATGCTGGCTGGGGTAGCTGAAGTGTGGATCCTGGACTAGGTGGTACTGCTGGGAGTGGAAGCGATAGAGGTCCAGTATGTACTGGGGGATGGGCGCACCTGGCCGGGGGTTGGGGTGGGACTGCAGGCCCAGGCGGCTCAGCAACAGGTTCTGGATTGTCTGGGCCAGGCTGGGCTCCAGGGGGGTGGGTGATAACGGTGACAACGACGGCACACTGCCATCGGGCTCGGTGGCAAAGCCCTGGCGACCAGACGAAGCTTGAGgtagcagtaggaccatcagGACCAAGAGTTTAGCAGGGAACATGGTGGATCTagatgagggggaggagaaggtgaggagaggagttAAGTTAGGGTTTATTTCAGGGAGAGGAGGAAACGGAATGCTTAAGTCTGTCACTTTTTGACGCTTCCAGTGGTGCCCTTTAAAGTCACAAGTGTTCATTGAGATTCATATACCATATGTTTAATGTCTTTCAGTAAATtggagttgggggggggggtttaaatACCACTACTCACAACTTAAACCTTATGAGAgaaactactaccactatatcaTCAGCTTGTTTTCTCCTCTCCCAGTCCCCACCATACTAATTCCTCGTCAGCAGAGTATGAATCGTACCGTGACATTCAGACAATAAAcatgtattaccttttaatgtggcTTGAACACAACCAGTCGTGATGTTTATCTGATTGCCAAACAAGTCACTtaaaaaagtaggctacctgcgcATGTTCATCCTCTCCAGAATAGGTCCAGCATCCAGACAGTGCATCtcccatttgatgaatggaaagagacatctgttacaaaacatcaAAACGTTTTATGACATTGGGCAATTGCCATTAGTACTAAACTTGTAGCCTGAATGAATAGatgctgtcacaccctgatctgtttcacctgtcttgtgcttgtctccacccccctccaggtgtcgcccattagccactgtgcatttatacctgtgttttctgtttgtctgttgccagttcgtcttgtcaagcctaccagcgtttttcacGTACTCCTGTTTTTCTTtctagtccctgttttctagttttcccagttttgaccattTCCCCTGCCCCGACCCTGaacctgccattctgtacctttctgactctgccctggattactgacctctgcctgcccttgacctgtcgtttgcctgtcccctgtttttgtaaaaaaaacttttgttactttgaactgtctgcatctgggtcttaaccCGAGGTCTAATAGATGAGTCTTGCTGACTAATGTACATGTTTTTGTCAAAAGAAAAGTCGGGACATCTGAAAAAGGGGCTAAAATACGGGATGCAAATACAGCTCTGTCTGTCCCGAGTGCATTGGCACAGGAAACTGTGAGGACCCGGTTGAAACAATTATGTAAGTTCGGCTAGCGGACTGGACCCGGTTGATAATGTTGCAAGGTCGCTAGTGGGCGCGGCCCAGTCGATACGACGCTGCAAGTTTTCTAGCGCAAGctcaaggcagagagagaggaattcCGGCTGAGGAGAGAGATGAATGCGATTTAAAAGAACCTGAATCAACTGTCACTGGCCTTAAACcatgagagagaggtgggggtgtttgtttaatttGGAATAaactttttaaatattttcatATTTACCACTGTAGCAGTACAAACTTGCATTTTAAACCATTAGGAGAATGGCTCAATTAGAACCCCCCCCAAAGCCCCCCTGTAATTCACACACTGCTCATCAGGCTATTATGATGTAATACTGGTGCGATATCAAGAAATGTACTGCTGGAGTCCATGTGAAGTTGTTTGCTGGATACACATGGCTGTAAAAACAGCACCACTTTGTTTTCCTTAATGTTAATTTATTGCTAT
This genomic window contains:
- the LOC123723727 gene encoding bone morphogenetic protein 2 isoform X1; the encoded protein is MHCLDAGPILERMNMRRSTMFPAKLLVLMVLLLPQASSGRQGFATEPDGSVPSLSPLSPTPLEPSLAQTIQNLLLSRLGLQSHPNPRPGAPIPQYILDLYRFHSQQYHLVQDPHFSYPSQHVQEANTVRSFHHTESTSPKLPLEKRLTTVSNNKVPISFNVSSIPQDECVVSAELRFFRGGGASLGPGAHKVSLFLDGGTGDSESEPTLLESRLLTGAPSTKPAGSWEAFSLSTELFVGAHAQTGSLAFLLEVTPLGNTTLLTPPDHDALPLSTGEEGRREGHLRVRRSLGQDEHSWARERPLLVTYSHDGHGEPLAAHGRRTSDTAQRMRGRKRARERGRSNSRDRERDRDKDRDWSASPGWGGSWNEGGRVKRNGGRAAKLNRLSRARCRRHPLYVDFKDVGWNKWIVAPSGYDAFFCLGECRFPLTHHMNSSSHAMVQTLVNSVNGAVPRVCCVPTALSPIAMLYLDPQDRVVLKNYQDMVVEGCGCR
- the LOC123723727 gene encoding bone morphogenetic protein 2 isoform X2, yielding MFPAKLLVLMVLLLPQASSGRQGFATEPDGSVPSLSPLSPTPLEPSLAQTIQNLLLSRLGLQSHPNPRPGAPIPQYILDLYRFHSQQYHLVQDPHFSYPSQHVQEANTVRSFHHTESTSPKLPLEKRLTTVSNNKVPISFNVSSIPQDECVVSAELRFFRGGGASLGPGAHKVSLFLDGGTGDSESEPTLLESRLLTGAPSTKPAGSWEAFSLSTELFVGAHAQTGSLAFLLEVTPLGNTTLLTPPDHDALPLSTGEEGRREGHLRVRRSLGQDEHSWARERPLLVTYSHDGHGEPLAAHGRRTSDTAQRMRGRKRARERGRSNSRDRERDRDKDRDWSASPGWGGSWNEGGRVKRNGGRAAKLNRLSRARCRRHPLYVDFKDVGWNKWIVAPSGYDAFFCLGECRFPLTHHMNSSSHAMVQTLVNSVNGAVPRVCCVPTALSPIAMLYLDPQDRVVLKNYQDMVVEGCGCR